The following coding sequences lie in one Porphyromonas asaccharolytica DSM 20707 genomic window:
- a CDS encoding L,D-transpeptidase, with protein MKNIMTFLPLALTLLLACQPSTESSAEVTPTDTIAIADTVVAEPQPELTADQIVIDRELTFDKYTLEDSYEYKEKTRTIQWDKIQAQLLRIEQLQAEPQQWGVLQNYKNANGEAPLTKAWSRDSYKLVSDSLGVERYQSVPLYAPSDTLTPELYGRDGTLIAMTDTLGSKFWQGRVESPEAEWYVPRRYVQLLKPDVTFSHVVVVDRKNQHIVVLERQSPAHYLVRSINPATTGRHKPPHAKETPLGIFLLQQKKPKMFYTSDGSSRIAGFAPWASRFTCGAYIHGVPVNNPKGKIVEYSPSLGTTPRSHMCVRNASSHAKFVYDNCPTLATLIVVIE; from the coding sequence ATGAAAAACATTATGACCTTCCTACCACTCGCCCTCACGCTCTTGCTGGCTTGCCAGCCCTCCACTGAAAGCAGTGCCGAGGTGACACCTACGGATACGATCGCAATAGCAGACACGGTCGTGGCTGAGCCTCAGCCCGAGCTTACGGCAGATCAGATTGTCATCGACCGGGAGCTAACCTTTGATAAGTATACGCTCGAGGACTCCTATGAATATAAGGAGAAGACGCGCACCATACAGTGGGATAAGATACAAGCGCAGCTCCTACGCATCGAGCAGCTACAAGCAGAGCCACAGCAGTGGGGCGTACTGCAAAACTATAAGAACGCAAATGGCGAGGCGCCACTGACCAAAGCGTGGTCTCGCGATAGCTACAAGCTAGTCTCAGACTCGCTCGGTGTGGAGCGCTATCAGTCTGTGCCACTCTATGCCCCCTCGGACACCCTCACGCCAGAGCTTTATGGTCGCGATGGGACGCTCATAGCGATGACCGACACCTTGGGCAGCAAGTTTTGGCAAGGCAGAGTCGAGTCTCCCGAGGCGGAGTGGTATGTGCCACGGCGCTACGTTCAGCTGTTGAAGCCCGATGTCACCTTCTCTCACGTGGTCGTAGTAGATCGCAAGAACCAGCACATCGTCGTGCTGGAGCGTCAGTCGCCAGCGCACTACCTCGTGCGGAGCATCAACCCCGCCACGACGGGGCGTCACAAGCCGCCCCACGCTAAGGAGACGCCTCTAGGCATCTTCCTCCTGCAGCAGAAGAAGCCGAAGATGTTTTACACCAGTGACGGGTCTAGTCGCATCGCAGGCTTTGCGCCGTGGGCTAGTCGCTTCACTTGCGGAGCCTATATACATGGTGTCCCCGTAAACAATCCTAAGGGCAAGATCGTTGAGTACAGTCCATCGCTCGGCACGACGCCCCGCTCGCACATGTGCGTCCGCAATGCCAGTTCGCACGCTAAGTTTGTTTATGACAACTGCCCCACGCTCGCCACGCTCATCGTGGTGATCGAGTGA
- the rpsO gene encoding 30S ribosomal protein S15, protein MYLDSTKKQEIFAQYGASAQDTGSVESQVALFTYRIQHLTEHLKDNKKDFSTSRSLKMLVGKRRRLLDYLAKKDIERYRKLIADLGIRHTTKF, encoded by the coding sequence ATGTACCTAGACAGTACCAAGAAGCAAGAGATCTTCGCACAGTACGGAGCCTCAGCACAGGACACAGGCAGTGTCGAGAGCCAGGTAGCTCTCTTTACTTATCGTATTCAGCACCTCACGGAGCACCTCAAGGACAACAAGAAGGACTTCTCTACCTCACGTAGCCTGAAGATGCTCGTAGGTAAGCGTCGTCGTCTGCTAGACTATCTCGCTAAGAAGGATATCGAGCGTTATCGTAAGCTCATCGCTGACCTTGGCATCCGTCACACGACGAAGTTCTAA
- a CDS encoding DUF2130 domain-containing protein: MHELVCPNCHQPFSIDERGYAQLLEQVRGQAFDKALAERVALVEEQSRQAQQLAVAQAEATLKEQLSQRDTQLVQLQSKLDAMGEKSQADLQLALANKEQTITELHAQLAQQESLRDNERLKVQAESQKTLQAKEQEITALQAQVALQSKEAQLEVKQLQEQHELEKKMLEREVDFYKDLKTRMSTKMLGETLEQHCALEFEQKLRSFYPHAYFEKDNDVVGGTKGDFVFRDYAEGNELEYISIMFEMKNEADTTSTKHRNEDFLKKLDEDRRKKGCEYAVLVSLLEPDNELYNGGIVDKSHRYEKMYVIRPQFFVPLITLLVSTSRKSLDIRKQLFEAQQQSIDITHFEEDIEEFKDKFGRNFRLASEKFQKAIEEIDSSIKHLQKIKEHLIGSENNLRLANDKAEGLTIRKLTYKNPTMQAKFKELKAQRALEQPSED, from the coding sequence ATGCACGAATTGGTTTGTCCGAATTGCCATCAGCCGTTTAGTATTGATGAGCGTGGCTATGCGCAGCTGCTAGAGCAGGTGCGTGGTCAGGCCTTTGACAAGGCACTCGCAGAGCGCGTGGCACTTGTAGAGGAGCAGAGCCGACAGGCGCAGCAGCTAGCTGTAGCGCAGGCCGAGGCGACGCTCAAGGAGCAGCTCTCCCAGCGAGACACTCAGCTGGTTCAGCTGCAGAGCAAGCTCGACGCCATGGGCGAGAAGAGCCAAGCGGATCTGCAGCTGGCTCTGGCCAACAAAGAGCAGACGATCACCGAGCTGCACGCTCAGCTAGCGCAGCAGGAGAGCTTGCGAGATAATGAGCGCCTGAAGGTGCAGGCCGAGAGCCAGAAGACACTACAAGCCAAGGAGCAGGAGATCACTGCTCTGCAAGCTCAGGTGGCGCTACAAAGCAAAGAGGCTCAGCTGGAAGTCAAGCAACTGCAAGAGCAGCACGAGCTAGAGAAGAAGATGCTGGAGCGAGAGGTAGACTTCTACAAAGACCTCAAGACCCGCATGTCCACCAAGATGCTCGGCGAGACACTCGAGCAGCACTGTGCCTTAGAGTTTGAGCAGAAGCTGAGATCCTTCTACCCCCACGCTTACTTTGAGAAGGACAACGATGTGGTCGGTGGCACCAAAGGAGACTTTGTCTTTCGTGACTATGCCGAGGGTAATGAGCTAGAGTACATCTCCATCATGTTTGAGATGAAAAACGAAGCCGACACGACCTCCACGAAGCATCGCAACGAAGACTTTCTCAAGAAGCTCGACGAGGATCGGCGCAAGAAAGGGTGCGAGTATGCCGTCCTCGTGTCGCTCCTAGAGCCAGACAACGAGCTCTACAATGGTGGCATCGTCGATAAGTCACACCGCTACGAGAAGATGTATGTGATCCGGCCCCAGTTCTTCGTACCGCTGATCACGCTCCTCGTCTCCACCTCACGCAAGAGCCTCGACATACGCAAGCAGCTCTTCGAGGCGCAGCAACAGTCCATCGATATCACACACTTTGAGGAGGATATAGAGGAGTTCAAGGACAAGTTCGGACGCAACTTCCGCCTAGCGAGTGAGAAGTTTCAGAAGGCAATCGAAGAGATCGACAGTTCGATCAAGCATCTGCAGAAGATCAAGGAGCATCTCATCGGTAGCGAAAACAACCTACGCCTAGCCAACGACAAGGCGGAGGGGCTCACCATTCGCAAGCTCACCTACAAGAATCCGACCATGCAAGCGAAGTTTAAGGAGCTCAAAGCGCAGCGCGCACTCGAACAGCCTTCAGAGGATTAA
- a CDS encoding phosphoribosylglycinamide formyltransferase, whose protein sequence is METIAIFASGNGTNAEALVHYLAHIDDISVALIATDNPHAGVLKRAERLGIPSLTFQRKEMRDPAFAKQLREQYRVTAIVLAGFLGLVPESLLRTFPQRILNIHPGLLPDYGGKGMYGDRVHERVLEDHCSVSGITIHLIDDQFDRGSTLCEVRLAVHPDDTVDTLAERIHRLEHTYYPVVVADYLTRPDLPPLV, encoded by the coding sequence ATGGAAACCATAGCTATCTTCGCCTCAGGCAATGGAACAAATGCGGAGGCTCTTGTTCACTACCTGGCTCATATCGACGACATTTCTGTCGCGCTTATAGCAACTGACAACCCCCACGCTGGAGTCCTCAAGCGTGCTGAGAGACTGGGCATACCGTCCCTCACCTTCCAGCGCAAGGAGATGCGAGACCCCGCTTTTGCTAAGCAACTTCGGGAGCAGTATCGGGTGACGGCTATTGTCCTGGCGGGCTTCCTGGGTTTGGTGCCAGAGAGCTTGCTGCGCACTTTCCCGCAGCGTATCCTCAACATTCACCCGGGGCTGCTGCCCGACTATGGAGGCAAGGGGATGTATGGCGATCGCGTCCATGAGCGTGTACTAGAGGATCATTGCTCCGTGAGCGGCATCACGATCCACCTCATCGACGACCAGTTCGATCGTGGCTCGACGCTCTGCGAGGTGCGTCTAGCGGTTCATCCCGATGACACGGTCGATACGCTCGCTGAGCGCATTCATCGTCTGGAGCATACTTACTACCCCGTGGTCGTCGCTGACTACCTCACACGTCCCGACCTCCCGCCACTCGTCTAG
- a CDS encoding acyl carrier protein, translating to MNAEVESKVKDLIADKLNVELSEVTREANFTTDLGADSLDTVELMMAFEKEFDMTIPDEEAEGIKTVGDAIDYIEKQLA from the coding sequence ATGAACGCAGAAGTAGAAAGCAAGGTCAAAGACCTAATAGCAGACAAACTCAACGTCGAGCTCTCAGAGGTAACTCGTGAGGCAAACTTCACCACCGATCTTGGTGCTGACTCACTCGACACTGTCGAGCTGATGATGGCCTTCGAGAAGGAGTTTGATATGACCATCCCCGACGAGGAGGCTGAGGGTATCAAGACCGTTGGCGACGCTATCGACTACATCGAGAAGCAGCTAGCATAA
- the fabF gene encoding beta-ketoacyl-ACP synthase II, which yields MQFNRVVVTGLGAITPIGNDAPTTWQNMLAGKSGAAPITQFDASKFKTQFACEVKGFNPEEHFDRKEVRRYDRYTQLALVATKEAIADSAVDLEHVDKNEVGVIISAGIGGLETFQEEIMQYDPERGPRFNPFFIPKMISDIAAGLVSIEYGFHGPNYSVASACASSTNAIIDAAIMIRLGKAKMMVAGGSEAAVTVAGIGGFNAMHALSTRNDSPETASRPFSASRDGFVLGEGAAILILEEYEHAVARGAKIYAEFAGFGLSADAYHLTASHPEGLGAKLVMTRALEDAGMKPEDVDYINVHGTSTPVGDASEVKAIQSVWGDKAYDLNISSSKSMTGHLLGATGALEAMAIVKSIQEDVVTPTINHEPGDEDDQIDYKLNFTFDKAQKRTVNVAMSNTFGFGGHNACVIFKKVR from the coding sequence ATGCAATTTAACAGAGTAGTCGTGACTGGCCTAGGTGCCATCACCCCCATTGGCAATGATGCTCCTACCACTTGGCAAAACATGCTAGCCGGTAAGAGTGGAGCAGCTCCCATCACACAGTTTGATGCCTCCAAGTTCAAGACCCAGTTCGCCTGTGAGGTCAAAGGCTTTAATCCAGAAGAGCACTTCGACCGCAAGGAGGTACGCCGCTATGATCGATATACACAGCTCGCACTGGTAGCGACAAAAGAGGCGATCGCAGACTCTGCTGTAGACCTAGAGCATGTCGACAAGAACGAGGTCGGCGTCATCATCAGCGCAGGTATCGGAGGACTAGAGACCTTCCAGGAGGAGATCATGCAGTATGATCCCGAGCGGGGGCCCCGCTTCAACCCCTTCTTCATCCCGAAGATGATCTCCGACATCGCTGCTGGACTCGTATCGATCGAGTACGGCTTCCACGGACCCAACTACAGTGTCGCCTCAGCTTGTGCCTCCTCAACCAATGCAATCATCGATGCCGCTATCATGATACGTCTAGGCAAGGCGAAGATGATGGTCGCCGGTGGTAGCGAGGCTGCTGTGACGGTCGCTGGTATCGGCGGCTTCAACGCAATGCATGCACTCTCCACACGCAATGACTCACCCGAGACCGCCTCTCGCCCCTTCAGTGCGAGCCGTGACGGCTTTGTACTAGGCGAGGGAGCTGCGATCCTCATACTTGAGGAGTATGAGCATGCAGTAGCTCGTGGGGCTAAGATCTATGCAGAGTTCGCCGGCTTCGGACTCTCAGCCGATGCCTATCACCTGACCGCTAGCCACCCCGAGGGACTAGGAGCCAAGCTCGTCATGACCCGTGCCTTAGAGGATGCTGGTATGAAGCCCGAAGATGTAGACTATATCAACGTTCACGGCACCTCTACACCCGTCGGTGATGCCTCAGAGGTCAAAGCGATCCAAAGCGTCTGGGGCGACAAAGCGTACGACCTCAACATCAGCTCCTCGAAGTCTATGACAGGACACCTGCTCGGTGCTACGGGAGCCCTAGAGGCTATGGCTATCGTCAAGTCCATCCAGGAAGATGTCGTCACACCGACCATCAATCATGAGCCAGGAGATGAAGACGACCAGATAGACTACAAGCTCAACTTCACCTTTGACAAGGCACAAAAGCGCACCGTCAACGTAGCCATGAGCAATACCTTCGGCTTCGGAGGTCACAACGCTTGCGTCATCTTCAAGAAGGTTCGATAA
- the rnc gene encoding ribonuclease III, producing the protein MSLIRLSRTRMWLQELSERWQHWWSNLRGDNSQRTPNLTTLFDRIGIVPVRTDLYLLAMRHRSCSIVGEEGEKLNNERLEFLGDAVLEASICTYLYQLHPTWDEGELSKCKSSLVSRPVNNEVGRRLHLERYIIMVPSALDNSVDIYGNTVEALIGAIYLDQGYARTQEFVRDFILPTYRDMQAHTVASIQNYKSELIEWVQKHHLSHEFRLEEHEMAPHDHFIYSVWIDGKPVGRGAGSSKKRAQQEAARDTLKLLQQAYSAIQSHGG; encoded by the coding sequence ATGAGTTTGATCAGACTCTCTCGAACCAGAATGTGGCTCCAGGAGCTCAGCGAGCGCTGGCAGCACTGGTGGAGCAACTTGCGTGGAGACAACTCACAGCGCACACCCAATCTGACGACCCTCTTCGATCGGATAGGTATCGTGCCGGTCCGCACAGACCTCTACCTCCTAGCTATGCGTCACCGCTCCTGCTCTATCGTCGGAGAGGAAGGAGAGAAACTCAATAATGAGCGGCTCGAGTTCCTCGGTGATGCAGTCCTCGAAGCCTCTATCTGCACCTACCTTTATCAGCTCCACCCCACATGGGACGAAGGCGAGCTAAGCAAGTGCAAGAGTTCGCTCGTGAGCCGTCCCGTCAATAACGAGGTGGGGCGACGCCTCCATCTGGAGCGTTATATCATCATGGTGCCAAGCGCCTTAGACAACTCGGTAGACATCTACGGCAATACCGTAGAGGCACTCATCGGCGCCATCTACCTCGATCAGGGCTACGCCCGTACGCAAGAGTTCGTCCGGGACTTTATCCTCCCCACCTATCGCGACATGCAGGCTCACACGGTGGCGAGCATTCAGAACTATAAGAGCGAACTGATTGAGTGGGTTCAGAAGCATCACCTCTCTCACGAGTTCCGCCTCGAGGAGCACGAGATGGCACCGCACGATCACTTCATCTACAGCGTTTGGATCGATGGCAAGCCCGTAGGGCGCGGCGCAGGCAGTAGCAAGAAGCGCGCCCAGCAGGAGGCAGCACGCGACACCCTCAAGCTACTCCAGCAGGCCTACTCAGCCATACAGAGCCACGGAGGCTAA
- a CDS encoding DNA-methyltransferase yields the protein MAIKYIPYTPNVLEGQAVLDNFTRTQRILRYRDSDLIYERTQRGMPLYDVMQTELLGEDPHSDNLILRGECVSACAYLKDQGIEVDLVYIDPPFASGADYAKKVYLRRNPKVAEAVAKAEKELDNEELRAFEETMYGDVWDKELYLNWMYENLLAIKSVMSPTASIYVHLDWHIGHYVKILMDEIFGEENFRNEIIWCYKERESSKRYYNRKHDCIYFYTRSDDYVFNYRAIWEEYSPVTLKKFKFLDQNGEPYRLRYKDGRNDPTEESENTYRQYLKDAEGTLPRDWFELAIVNQAATERVEYATQKPEALLDRFIKASSDEGMLVADFFGGSGVTAAVATKLGRRFIHSDVGVNSIQTTRDRLRKIPGATAQILEIQDGVSLYRNPQQTMTKLRELIPGLRNEDALDKMWEGSILDSKEGMIPVYLPNLMDSTTRLLDIPLMNRILKEAFPDLPDTVSKVIIYYIDMIDREELETFIKSENTYPIAVELRDLKVVLDNVTLEDEMVWHIECNNGSLVDQIVIDSFHSDRVERKITEYNERLLQQPIYSKRRPTPITLSEEGLEQIEYLSLDCTHSDGPWHSDTELIIDKLGQVTLDGTDTRELWDGSIAYPSSGKRPLRIKVRNICGDETIFALSQE from the coding sequence ATGGCTATCAAATATATACCTTACACTCCCAACGTACTAGAGGGACAAGCCGTCCTGGACAATTTCACCCGCACGCAGCGCATACTGCGTTATCGTGATAGCGACCTCATCTACGAGCGTACGCAGCGTGGTATGCCTCTCTACGATGTGATGCAGACAGAGCTGCTAGGCGAAGACCCGCATAGCGACAACCTTATCTTGCGTGGCGAGTGCGTCTCCGCCTGTGCTTACCTCAAGGATCAAGGCATCGAGGTAGATCTGGTCTACATCGATCCTCCCTTCGCCAGTGGTGCCGACTATGCCAAGAAGGTCTACCTGCGTCGCAACCCCAAGGTAGCAGAGGCTGTCGCCAAGGCTGAGAAAGAGCTAGACAATGAGGAGCTACGTGCCTTTGAGGAGACTATGTATGGTGACGTGTGGGACAAGGAGCTATACCTCAACTGGATGTACGAAAACCTCCTCGCCATCAAGAGTGTTATGAGTCCGACCGCCTCTATTTACGTACACCTCGACTGGCACATCGGACACTACGTCAAGATCCTTATGGACGAGATATTCGGAGAGGAGAACTTTCGCAATGAGATTATTTGGTGCTATAAAGAAAGAGAGTCATCCAAACGATATTATAACCGCAAACATGACTGCATATACTTCTATACAAGATCCGACGATTATGTCTTTAATTATCGTGCGATTTGGGAGGAGTATTCCCCTGTAACGCTTAAGAAGTTTAAGTTCCTTGATCAAAACGGTGAGCCTTATAGACTTCGATACAAAGATGGAAGAAACGATCCAACAGAGGAAAGCGAAAACACTTATCGCCAATATTTAAAAGACGCAGAAGGTACACTCCCTAGAGATTGGTTTGAACTAGCGATCGTAAATCAAGCTGCAACAGAAAGAGTTGAGTATGCAACACAAAAACCAGAAGCTTTACTAGATCGTTTCATCAAGGCTAGTAGTGATGAGGGGATGCTGGTGGCAGACTTCTTTGGGGGCAGTGGGGTCACGGCGGCTGTCGCGACCAAGCTGGGGCGACGATTTATACACTCCGATGTCGGGGTCAACAGCATACAGACCACTCGTGACAGACTGCGTAAGATACCCGGTGCCACGGCACAGATACTCGAGATACAAGATGGGGTGAGCCTATACCGCAACCCACAGCAGACGATGACCAAGCTTCGCGAGCTGATTCCAGGTCTTCGCAACGAAGATGCTCTAGACAAGATGTGGGAGGGTAGCATCCTCGACAGCAAGGAGGGTATGATCCCCGTCTACCTGCCCAACCTTATGGACTCCACGACACGACTCCTAGACATTCCCCTGATGAATCGTATCCTCAAGGAGGCTTTCCCCGATTTACCTGATACGGTCTCGAAGGTCATCATCTACTACATTGATATGATAGATCGAGAGGAGCTAGAGACATTCATCAAGAGTGAGAATACCTACCCCATAGCAGTAGAGCTACGTGATCTCAAGGTGGTTCTAGACAATGTCACCCTAGAGGATGAGATGGTCTGGCACATAGAGTGCAACAATGGCTCGTTGGTAGATCAGATTGTGATCGACAGCTTTCACAGTGATCGTGTAGAGCGGAAGATCACCGAATACAACGAGCGTCTCCTGCAGCAGCCGATCTATAGTAAGAGACGCCCCACGCCTATCACTCTGAGTGAAGAGGGGCTGGAGCAAATTGAGTACCTAAGCCTAGACTGCACCCATAGCGATGGACCGTGGCACAGCGACACCGAGCTCATCATTGACAAGTTGGGGCAGGTAACACTCGATGGCACAGATACCAGAGAGCTATGGGATGGCTCTATAGCTTACCCTAGTAGCGGTAAGCGCCCGCTACGCATCAAGGTGCGCAACATCTGTGGTGATGAGACGATCTTCGCCTTGTCACAAGAGTAA
- the tnpA gene encoding IS200/IS605 family transposase produces MGTDNYISLYYHLVFSTKERKPSIRPDIQERLYAYIQACTKAGSYSVINVNGMTDHIHILLVAYSGEFVVSHFVREIKKSTNKFLNTKVSARGSFAWQEGYFASTVSRRDVVAVSSYIDRQKEHHGKLGFEKELTMIFGLDAAQDESYS; encoded by the coding sequence ATGGGTACAGATAATTATATCTCGCTTTATTATCACCTCGTCTTCTCAACGAAGGAGCGGAAGCCGTCTATCCGCCCTGACATACAGGAGCGCCTATATGCCTACATACAGGCTTGTACCAAAGCTGGTTCCTACTCTGTTATAAATGTAAATGGGATGACGGATCATATCCACATCTTACTGGTTGCTTATTCAGGAGAGTTTGTTGTCTCACACTTTGTCCGAGAGATCAAGAAGTCGACCAATAAGTTCCTAAATACAAAGGTAAGCGCACGTGGATCTTTTGCTTGGCAAGAGGGGTACTTTGCGAGTACAGTAAGCCGTAGGGATGTTGTAGCTGTCAGCTCCTATATTGATAGGCAAAAAGAGCATCACGGCAAGCTTGGCTTTGAGAAGGAGTTAACAATGATATTTGGATTAGATGCAGCTCAAGACGAATCATACTCGTAA